In one window of Janthinobacterium sp. 1_2014MBL_MicDiv DNA:
- a CDS encoding organic hydroperoxide resistance protein, translating to MSIKQVLYRAVATATGGREGRAISSDNVLDVKLTTPKELGGNGAVGTNPEQLFAAGYSACFIGAMKFVAGRDKIALPADLAIEGHVGIGAIETGFGIEVELKIALPGMERAAAEALVAAAHIVCPYSNATRGNIDVTLTLV from the coding sequence ATGTCGATCAAACAAGTCCTGTACCGCGCTGTCGCCACCGCCACCGGAGGCCGCGAAGGCCGCGCCATCTCGTCCGACAATGTGCTGGACGTGAAACTGACCACGCCGAAGGAATTGGGTGGCAATGGCGCCGTCGGCACCAATCCGGAACAACTGTTCGCCGCCGGCTACTCGGCCTGCTTCATCGGCGCCATGAAATTCGTCGCCGGCCGCGACAAGATCGCCCTGCCGGCGGACCTGGCCATCGAAGGCCACGTCGGCATCGGCGCCATCGAGACGGGCTTCGGCATCGAAGTGGAACTGAAGATCGCGCTGCCGGGCATGGAGCGCGCCGCCGCCGAAGCGCTGGTCGCCGCCGCCCACATCGTCTGCCCTTATTCGAACGCCACGCGCGGCAACATCGACGTCACCCTGACGCTCGTGTAA